A genomic window from Pseudonocardia broussonetiae includes:
- a CDS encoding S-adenosylmethionine:tRNA ribosyltransferase-isomerase, with protein sequence MTRAQPATRFTPGPSATRPPAVRDGVRLMVAGDAVAHRRFRDLPDALQPGDLLVVNTSDTEPAAVPGRRADGRPVVLHVAGPGREGGLVVELRTPDGGRVTDVVAGEAVALPAGVVAVLHSPVAGATPGRMWRATVPVEGGLRAYLGAVGAPVRYSYVPRPWPLAEYRTVFARPVPGEFGSAEMPSAGRPFTRAVLDALRARGVRTAEIVLHTGLSSPEADEVPLPERYRVPAATADAVGRTRAAGGRVVAVGTTTTRALESAAGPDGTVVAAGGWTDLVLGPDRPARVVDGLVTGWHEPEASHLLLLEAVAGPELVGRAYAASAERPYRWHEFGDSCLLLPPRSVTRRAR encoded by the coding sequence GTGACCCGCGCGCAGCCGGCAACCCGGTTCACCCCCGGGCCGTCCGCGACCCGCCCGCCCGCCGTCCGCGACGGGGTGCGCCTGATGGTCGCCGGCGACGCCGTCGCACACCGCCGCTTCCGCGACCTGCCCGACGCCCTGCAGCCGGGCGACCTCCTCGTCGTCAACACCTCCGACACCGAGCCCGCCGCCGTGCCCGGCCGCCGCGCCGACGGGCGCCCGGTCGTGCTGCACGTCGCCGGGCCCGGCCGCGAGGGCGGCCTGGTGGTCGAGCTCCGCACGCCCGACGGCGGCCGCGTCACCGACGTCGTCGCGGGCGAGGCCGTGGCGCTGCCGGCCGGGGTGGTCGCGGTGCTGCACTCCCCCGTCGCCGGGGCGACGCCCGGGCGCATGTGGCGGGCGACGGTCCCGGTCGAGGGCGGGCTGCGCGCCTACCTGGGGGCCGTCGGCGCGCCCGTCCGCTACTCCTACGTGCCGCGGCCGTGGCCGCTCGCCGAGTACCGCACGGTGTTCGCGCGGCCCGTCCCCGGCGAGTTCGGCAGCGCCGAGATGCCGAGCGCCGGGCGCCCGTTCACCCGCGCCGTCCTCGACGCCCTGCGCGCCCGCGGCGTGCGGACCGCGGAGATCGTGCTGCACACGGGCCTCTCGTCCCCGGAGGCCGACGAGGTGCCGCTGCCCGAGCGGTACCGCGTGCCCGCCGCCACCGCCGACGCCGTGGGCCGGACGCGTGCGGCGGGCGGGCGGGTGGTCGCCGTGGGCACGACCACGACCCGCGCGCTGGAGTCGGCCGCCGGACCGGACGGCACCGTCGTCGCGGCCGGGGGATGGACCGACCTGGTGCTCGGCCCGGACCGCCCGGCCCGGGTCGTCGACGGGCTGGTCACCGGGTGGCACGAGCCGGAGGCCTCGCACCTGCTGCTGCTCGAGGCGGTGGCCGGTCCGGAGCTCGTGGGACGGGCGTACGCGGCTTCCGCCGAGCGGCCGTACCGGTGGCACGAGTTCGGCGACTCCTGCCTGCTCCTTCCGCCACGCAGCGTCACTCGTCGCGCTCGGTGA
- a CDS encoding class I SAM-dependent DNA methyltransferase, whose product MDDRTDELRHAHDSLAELYAELLHSVVDEIPQDRAVLALFHELLDGRTQVADIGCGTGRMAGHLARLGLEPRGVDLSPEMVRVARRDHPGIPFEVGDLRRLPYADGELAGALCWYSLMYLPPEERERAFGEVARVVRPGGVVAVAFKMGDDAHRRGGAAVGVAFDIWWLSMAEVERRLADAGFRVVFTATRPARPDEPQPQGYVVAERT is encoded by the coding sequence GTGGACGACCGGACCGACGAGCTGCGCCACGCCCACGACTCGCTCGCGGAGCTCTACGCCGAGCTGTTGCACTCGGTCGTCGACGAGATCCCGCAGGACCGGGCGGTGCTCGCGCTGTTCCACGAGCTGCTCGACGGGCGCACGCAGGTCGCGGACATCGGGTGCGGGACGGGGCGGATGGCGGGCCACCTCGCCCGGCTCGGGCTGGAGCCGCGCGGCGTCGACCTCTCCCCGGAGATGGTGCGCGTGGCCCGTCGCGACCACCCCGGCATCCCGTTCGAGGTCGGTGACCTGCGCCGGCTCCCCTACGCCGACGGCGAGCTCGCGGGCGCGCTGTGCTGGTACTCGCTCATGTACCTGCCGCCCGAGGAGCGGGAGCGCGCGTTCGGGGAGGTGGCGCGCGTCGTGCGACCGGGCGGCGTCGTCGCGGTCGCCTTCAAGATGGGCGACGACGCGCACCGGCGCGGCGGGGCGGCCGTCGGCGTCGCGTTCGACATCTGGTGGCTCTCGATGGCGGAGGTCGAGCGCCGCCTCGCCGACGCCGGGTTCCGGGTCGTCTTCACGGCCACCCGGCCGGCGCGGCCCGACGAGCCGCAGCCGCAGGGCTACGTGGTGGCGGAGCGAACCTGA
- a CDS encoding acyltransferase family protein: MTSTGPAPAAPGPSVAAPRRFRPELQGLRAVAVALVVVYHVWFNRVSGGVDVFFVITGFLLTGQLLRATGRTAVPVLRQWARTLGRLLPAALVVLLGTVVGGALVLPESRWMQAVREVLASSLFLQNWRLAADSVDYAARNDGASIVQHFWSLSIQVQVMLAAPVVMLGVVALARARGTSPRRLLAALLGAVLLGSLCCSVLLTATDQPFAYFHTLTRLWEFALGGLLALVIDRVPLGARLRVRLGWIGLVGLVACGMVLQVDAVFPGYAALWPTTCAALVLLAGDTGSRSGADRFLASAPLRRLGDLSYALYLWHWPLLVLALVWSREDQLGVGAGLAVIAVALGLSVVTERLVELARDPFRVGVAGLAVVLAVTGCWQFVAVSRTTSDAVVGSDLHPGAVGGDVPLADLLPAPAGVTEDWVRLEQWDCAPLRGIAWDACRLPVEDEPERRIVLVGDSHVQQLAGALVPIAERSGWQLISMVLGACPYSTASEVDKGAGEQACLDWNEAAAAEIADLRPDAVVTLASRDVRPGLTEQTPVGFVERWRQLDDLGIPVLAVRDNPRFDYSPADCIQQLGRGSVVCGVAREEVYSPEPPYAQLGDVPPNVSFLDIADAVCDDALCPAERGNVLVYMDDNHLTATFSTSMAPLLEDRIRGSLGW, from the coding sequence ATGACCAGCACCGGACCCGCCCCCGCGGCGCCCGGGCCCTCCGTCGCGGCGCCGCGGCGGTTCCGCCCCGAACTGCAGGGGCTGCGCGCGGTCGCCGTCGCCCTCGTCGTCGTCTACCACGTCTGGTTCAACCGGGTCTCCGGCGGCGTCGACGTCTTCTTCGTCATCACCGGCTTCCTGCTCACCGGGCAGCTGCTGCGCGCGACGGGCCGCACCGCCGTCCCGGTGCTGCGGCAGTGGGCGCGCACGCTCGGGCGCCTGCTGCCGGCGGCGCTGGTCGTGCTCCTGGGCACCGTCGTCGGCGGCGCGCTGGTCCTGCCGGAGTCGCGCTGGATGCAGGCCGTGCGCGAGGTGCTGGCGTCGTCGCTGTTCCTGCAGAACTGGCGGCTCGCGGCCGACTCCGTCGACTACGCCGCCCGCAACGACGGGGCGAGCATCGTCCAGCACTTCTGGTCGCTGTCGATCCAGGTGCAGGTCATGCTGGCCGCGCCGGTGGTGATGCTGGGCGTCGTGGCACTGGCCCGGGCCCGCGGCACGTCGCCGCGCCGCCTGCTGGCGGCCCTGCTCGGCGCGGTCCTGCTCGGCTCGCTCTGCTGCTCCGTCCTGCTGACGGCCACCGACCAGCCCTTCGCCTACTTCCACACCCTCACGCGGTTGTGGGAGTTCGCGCTCGGCGGCCTGCTGGCGCTGGTGATCGACCGCGTCCCGCTCGGCGCCCGGCTGCGGGTGCGGCTGGGCTGGATCGGCCTCGTCGGGCTGGTGGCGTGCGGGATGGTCCTGCAGGTCGACGCCGTGTTCCCCGGCTACGCCGCGCTCTGGCCGACGACGTGCGCCGCGCTGGTGCTGCTGGCGGGCGACACCGGATCGCGCTCGGGGGCCGACCGGTTCCTCGCGAGCGCGCCGCTGCGGCGCCTCGGCGACCTCAGCTACGCCCTCTACCTGTGGCACTGGCCGCTGCTGGTGCTCGCGCTGGTGTGGTCGCGCGAGGACCAGCTGGGCGTCGGCGCCGGGCTGGCCGTCATCGCGGTGGCGCTGGGCCTGTCGGTGGTCACCGAGCGGCTCGTGGAGCTCGCGAGGGACCCGTTCCGGGTGGGAGTGGCCGGGCTCGCGGTCGTCCTGGCCGTCACGGGGTGCTGGCAGTTCGTGGCCGTCTCCCGCACCACCTCCGACGCCGTCGTGGGCAGCGACCTGCACCCGGGCGCCGTGGGCGGCGACGTGCCGCTCGCCGACCTGCTGCCCGCACCCGCCGGCGTCACCGAGGACTGGGTGCGCCTGGAGCAGTGGGACTGCGCCCCGCTGCGCGGCATCGCGTGGGACGCGTGCCGGCTCCCCGTCGAGGACGAGCCGGAGCGGCGGATCGTGCTGGTCGGCGACTCGCACGTGCAGCAGCTCGCGGGCGCGCTCGTCCCGATCGCCGAGCGCTCGGGCTGGCAGCTCATCTCGATGGTGCTCGGCGCCTGCCCGTACTCGACGGCGTCGGAGGTCGACAAGGGCGCGGGCGAGCAGGCCTGCCTCGACTGGAACGAGGCCGCCGCCGCCGAGATCGCCGACCTGCGACCCGACGCGGTCGTCACCCTGGCCAGCCGCGACGTCCGCCCCGGCCTCACCGAGCAGACCCCCGTCGGCTTCGTGGAGCGCTGGCGCCAGCTCGACGACCTCGGCATCCCGGTCCTCGCCGTGCGCGACAACCCCCGCTTCGACTACTCCCCCGCCGACTGCATCCAGCAGCTCGGGCGCGGCAGCGTCGTGTGCGGAGTGGCCCGCGAGGAGGTCTACTCCCCGGAGCCGCCCTACGCGCAGCTCGGCGACGTGCCGCCGAACGTCTCGTTCCTCGACATCGCCGACGCCGTCTGCGACGACGCCCTGTGCCCCGCGGAGCGCGGCAACGTCCTGGTCTACATGGACGACAACCACCTCACCGCCACCTTCAGCACCTCGATGGCCCCGCTGCTGGAGGACCGGATCCGCGGGTCGCTGGGCTGGTAG
- a CDS encoding DUF4097 family beta strand repeat-containing protein, translated as MPVFATPGPISATIELAAGDVQIVATDRTDTSVEVGPTDASDDSDVTAARQTRVEYADGVLTVRGPRGRALDFSRKSRSVHVLVELPTGSQVHATLSAADVRSTGVLAQCRLSASVGHFRLDRTGPLRLRTSGGHVSVEAVDGDAEVTTGSGRVRIGGVTGTAVVENSNGDTEIGTVDGDLRVRSANGDIGVDRAGARVEARTSNGSIRVGEAVRDAVSLQTASGDLEIGVADGTTAWLDLTTGHGRVVNELDDTGRAPDPSARTVEVRARTSFGDITVHRS; from the coding sequence ATGCCTGTTTTCGCCACACCAGGACCGATCTCCGCGACCATCGAGCTCGCCGCCGGCGACGTCCAGATCGTCGCGACCGACCGCACCGACACCTCCGTCGAGGTGGGCCCGACCGACGCGTCCGACGACTCCGACGTGACGGCCGCGCGGCAGACCCGCGTCGAGTACGCCGACGGCGTGCTCACCGTCCGCGGCCCGCGGGGCCGGGCGCTGGACTTCTCGAGGAAGTCGCGCTCGGTGCACGTCCTCGTCGAGCTCCCCACCGGCTCGCAGGTGCACGCCACCCTGTCGGCCGCCGACGTCCGCAGCACCGGTGTGCTCGCGCAGTGCCGGCTGTCGGCGTCGGTCGGGCACTTCCGCCTCGACCGGACCGGCCCGCTGCGCCTGCGCACCTCCGGGGGCCACGTCTCGGTGGAGGCGGTCGACGGCGACGCCGAGGTCACGACCGGCAGCGGACGGGTGCGGATCGGCGGGGTCACCGGCACCGCGGTCGTCGAGAACTCCAACGGCGACACCGAGATCGGCACCGTCGACGGGGACCTGCGGGTGCGCTCGGCCAACGGCGACATCGGCGTCGACCGCGCCGGCGCCCGGGTCGAGGCCCGGACGTCCAACGGCAGCATCCGCGTCGGCGAGGCCGTGCGCGACGCCGTCAGCCTGCAGACCGCCAGCGGCGACCTCGAGATCGGCGTCGCCGACGGCACCACCGCCTGGCTCGACCTCACGACCGGCCACGGGCGCGTGGTCAACGAGCTCGACGACACCGGCCGCGCCCCGGACCCGTCCGCCCGGACCGTCGAGGTCCGCGCGCGGACCTCCTTCGGCGACATCACCGTCCACCGTTCCTGA
- the soxR gene encoding redox-sensitive transcriptional activator SoxR, with product MDGHDLLTIGEVVARSGFPASALRFYEREGLLRTTRTSGGQRRYERSVLRRLAFIRAARTIGVGLEEVREGLDRLPDGRTPTKADWSRLSKAWRGRLDEQIDALVALRDGLDSCIGCGCLSLARCRLYNPDDRAAAAGPGARLLPPMLRRTPAEGV from the coding sequence ATGGACGGGCACGACCTGCTCACGATCGGCGAGGTGGTGGCGCGCAGCGGCTTCCCGGCGTCGGCGCTGCGGTTCTACGAGCGGGAGGGGCTGCTGCGGACGACGCGGACATCGGGCGGGCAGCGGCGCTACGAGCGGTCGGTGCTGCGGCGGCTCGCGTTCATCCGCGCGGCCCGGACGATCGGGGTGGGGCTGGAGGAGGTGCGCGAGGGCCTCGACCGCCTGCCCGACGGCCGGACGCCGACGAAGGCCGACTGGTCGCGGCTGTCGAAGGCGTGGCGGGGGCGCCTGGACGAGCAGATCGACGCGCTCGTGGCGCTGCGCGACGGGCTCGACTCGTGCATCGGGTGCGGCTGCCTGTCCCTGGCCCGCTGCCGGCTCTACAACCCCGACGACCGGGCCGCCGCGGCCGGCCCCGGCGCCCGCCTGCTGCCCCCGATGCTGCGGAGGACGCCGGCGGAGGGGGTGTGA
- a CDS encoding SDR family NAD(P)-dependent oxidoreductase: MTPTTTTGTAIVTGAGAGFGLALATALAARGTTVLATGRDAARLRAAVADLPRVVAVPGDVTDPAHRADLVATARRLGGLDLLVHNAGELGPSPLPPLAAYPLDALRAVHETTVVAALALTQLALPLLRTAAAPAVVTLSSDAAVEAYPGWGGYGSAKAALDHLAAVLGVEEPGVRVWAVDPGDMRTAMHQRAFPGEDISDRPEPGTAVPAFLRLLDERPPSGRYRAADLVVAPAAGAVAR; the protein is encoded by the coding sequence ATGACACCCACGACCACCACAGGCACCGCCATCGTCACCGGCGCGGGCGCCGGCTTCGGGCTCGCCCTCGCCACCGCGCTCGCCGCCCGCGGCACCACCGTCCTCGCCACCGGCCGCGACGCCGCCCGCCTGCGCGCCGCCGTCGCCGACCTCCCCCGCGTCGTCGCCGTCCCGGGCGACGTCACCGACCCCGCGCACCGCGCCGACCTGGTCGCCACCGCGCGCCGCCTGGGCGGGCTCGACCTCCTGGTGCACAACGCGGGCGAGCTCGGCCCGTCGCCGCTGCCGCCCCTCGCCGCCTACCCCCTCGACGCCCTGCGCGCGGTCCACGAGACCACCGTCGTCGCCGCGCTCGCACTCACCCAGCTCGCGCTGCCGCTCCTGCGCACCGCCGCGGCGCCCGCGGTCGTGACCCTCAGCTCCGACGCCGCCGTCGAGGCCTACCCGGGCTGGGGCGGCTACGGCAGCGCGAAGGCCGCGCTCGACCACCTCGCCGCCGTGCTCGGCGTCGAGGAGCCCGGCGTGCGGGTCTGGGCCGTCGACCCCGGGGACATGCGCACGGCCATGCACCAGCGCGCGTTCCCCGGCGAGGACATCTCCGACCGGCCCGAGCCCGGGACCGCCGTGCCGGCGTTCCTGCGCCTGCTCGACGAGCGCCCGCCCAGCGGCCGCTACCGGGCGGCGGACCTCGTGGTGGCACCGGCCGCCGGGGCGGTGGCCCGGTGA
- a CDS encoding ABC transporter permease, which yields MSTASLALTDSATMVRRDLRRMVRYPSLTFQLLVMPVVFLLLFVYVLGGTLGAGLGGGRAEYVAYVTPAILLMAITAAVQGTSISVAMDMTGGIVDRLRTMAIARASILTGHVVGSLVQTMLSVAAVLGVAVLIGFRPSAGPGHWLALVGFLALMSLAFIWLSVALGLASRTVESASNVGLPLVLLPFLGSGFVPTDSMPAGLRWFAEHQPFTPLIETVRGLLAGTPSGGTAAVAVGWCLVIALGGFVWSIRLFARDSTR from the coding sequence ATGAGCACCGCGTCCCTCGCCCTGACCGACTCGGCGACGATGGTGCGCCGCGACCTCCGGCGGATGGTCCGCTACCCGTCGCTGACGTTCCAGCTCCTCGTCATGCCGGTGGTCTTCCTGCTGCTGTTCGTCTACGTCCTGGGCGGCACGCTCGGCGCCGGGCTCGGCGGCGGCCGCGCGGAGTACGTCGCGTACGTGACGCCGGCGATCCTGCTCATGGCGATCACCGCCGCCGTCCAGGGCACCTCGATCTCGGTCGCCATGGACATGACCGGCGGCATCGTCGACCGGCTCCGCACGATGGCGATCGCCCGCGCCTCCATCCTGACCGGGCACGTCGTCGGCAGCCTGGTGCAGACGATGCTCAGCGTCGCCGCCGTGCTCGGGGTGGCCGTGCTCATCGGGTTCCGGCCGTCCGCGGGGCCCGGGCACTGGCTCGCCCTCGTCGGGTTCCTCGCCCTGATGTCGCTCGCGTTCATCTGGCTGTCGGTCGCGCTCGGCCTGGCCAGCAGGACGGTGGAGTCGGCGAGCAACGTCGGCCTGCCGCTGGTCCTGCTGCCGTTCCTGGGCAGCGGGTTCGTCCCGACCGACTCGATGCCCGCCGGACTGCGCTGGTTCGCCGAGCACCAGCCGTTCACGCCGCTCATCGAGACCGTCCGCGGCCTCCTGGCGGGCACGCCGTCGGGCGGCACCGCCGCGGTCGCCGTCGGGTGGTGCCTGGTCATCGCCCTCGGCGGCTTCGTCTGGTCGATCCGGCTCTTCGCCCGCGACTCCACCCGCTGA
- a CDS encoding ATP-binding cassette domain-containing protein: MTAPAITASGLRRSFGDRVVLDGIDLDVPRGSVLALLGANGAGKTTVVKILSTLIRADAGSARIAGHDLDAEPGAVRAAIGVTGQFSAVDDLLTGHENLVLMADLHHLGRAEGRRRVAELLERFDLVDAAGKPASTYSGGMRRRLDLAMTLVGTPQVIFLDEPTTGLDPRSRRAMWDVVRGLVADGVTILLTTQYLEEADELADRIAVLDGGRIVAEGTSDELKRRIPGGHVLLRFTDARHLDAAARVVGPSSREGDALALRVPHDGDVRSLKALLDRLDGNGVAVDALSTHTPDLDDVFLSLTDRKAAAR, from the coding sequence ATGACCGCACCAGCCATCACCGCGAGCGGGCTGCGCCGCTCGTTCGGCGACCGCGTCGTGCTCGACGGGATCGACCTCGACGTGCCCCGCGGCAGCGTCCTCGCCCTGCTCGGCGCCAACGGCGCCGGCAAGACCACCGTCGTGAAGATCCTCTCGACGCTGATCCGCGCCGACGCCGGCAGCGCCCGGATCGCGGGCCACGACCTCGACGCCGAGCCCGGGGCGGTCCGCGCCGCGATCGGCGTGACCGGCCAGTTCTCGGCGGTCGACGACCTGCTCACCGGCCACGAGAACCTCGTCCTCATGGCCGACCTGCACCACCTCGGCCGCGCGGAGGGGCGGCGCCGGGTCGCCGAGCTGCTCGAGCGCTTCGACCTCGTCGACGCCGCCGGGAAGCCCGCCTCGACGTACTCGGGCGGGATGCGGCGCCGGCTCGACCTCGCGATGACCCTCGTCGGCACGCCGCAGGTGATCTTCCTCGACGAGCCCACCACCGGGCTCGACCCGCGCAGCCGCCGCGCGATGTGGGACGTCGTGCGGGGGCTCGTGGCCGACGGCGTCACGATCCTGCTCACCACCCAGTACCTGGAGGAGGCCGACGAGCTCGCCGACCGGATCGCCGTGCTCGACGGCGGCCGCATCGTCGCCGAGGGCACCTCCGACGAGCTCAAGCGGCGCATCCCCGGCGGCCACGTCCTGCTGCGCTTCACCGACGCCCGCCACCTCGACGCCGCCGCGCGCGTCGTCGGCCCGTCCTCGCGCGAGGGCGACGCGCTCGCCCTGCGCGTCCCCCACGACGGCGACGTCCGGTCGCTGAAGGCGCTGCTCGACCGGCTCGACGGGAACGGCGTCGCCGTCGACGCGCTGAGCACGCACACCCCGGACCTCGACGACGTGTTCCTGTCCCTCACCGACCGGAAGGCGGCTGCCCGATGA
- a CDS encoding cytochrome P450 yields MPTTRRPDRPFDPPEELLRAREHGPISPYTFPGGKPGWLVTGYDLVRAVLADPRFSSRRELMRHPTIDYGDIEVPPAPPGEFLLMDEPQHGRYRKPLVGRFTVRRMRLLAERVEQITTEHLDAMEAAGPPTDLVSAFARPVPAVVICELLGVPYEDRGSFQEQIDAFMNGETDDEDLLAAYTATQDYLAELVRTKRAHPTDDVLSELTGTDLTDEELRGVALILLAAGLDTTANMLSLGTFALLSHPDQLAALRADPGLVDGAVEELLRYLSVAKTFLRTALEDVELGGRTIAAGSTVILSHHTANRDPERFDDPHVLDVRRPYTGHVAFGHGIQQCLGQQLARVELRVALPALLDRFPTLRLAVPADEVVLRPETADIYGVTRLPVTWDA; encoded by the coding sequence ATGCCGACCACCCGCCGTCCCGACCGCCCCTTCGACCCGCCCGAGGAGCTGCTCCGGGCCCGGGAGCACGGCCCGATCAGCCCGTACACCTTCCCCGGTGGGAAGCCCGGCTGGCTGGTCACCGGCTACGACCTGGTCCGGGCCGTCCTCGCCGACCCGCGGTTCAGCTCGCGCCGCGAGCTCATGCGCCACCCGACCATCGACTACGGCGACATCGAGGTCCCGCCGGCGCCGCCCGGCGAGTTCCTGCTCATGGACGAGCCGCAGCACGGGCGCTACCGCAAGCCCCTGGTCGGCCGGTTCACCGTGCGGCGGATGCGCCTGCTCGCCGAGCGCGTCGAGCAGATCACCACGGAGCACCTGGACGCCATGGAGGCGGCCGGACCGCCCACCGACCTCGTGAGCGCGTTCGCGCGGCCCGTCCCCGCGGTCGTGATCTGCGAGCTGCTGGGGGTGCCGTACGAGGACCGCGGGTCGTTCCAGGAGCAGATCGACGCGTTCATGAACGGGGAGACCGACGACGAGGACCTGCTCGCGGCCTACACCGCCACGCAGGACTACCTCGCGGAGCTGGTGCGGACCAAGCGCGCGCACCCCACCGACGACGTGCTGAGCGAGCTGACGGGCACCGACCTCACCGACGAGGAGCTGCGCGGCGTCGCCCTGATCCTGCTGGCCGCCGGGCTCGACACCACGGCGAACATGCTGAGCCTGGGCACGTTCGCGCTGCTGAGCCACCCGGACCAGCTGGCCGCGCTGCGCGCCGACCCCGGGCTCGTCGACGGCGCCGTGGAGGAGCTGCTGCGCTACCTCAGCGTCGCGAAGACGTTCCTGCGGACGGCGCTGGAGGACGTCGAGCTGGGCGGTCGGACGATCGCGGCCGGCAGTACGGTGATCCTCTCCCACCACACCGCGAACCGGGACCCGGAGCGCTTCGACGACCCCCACGTGCTCGACGTGCGGCGGCCCTACACCGGGCACGTGGCCTTCGGGCACGGCATCCAGCAGTGCCTGGGCCAGCAGCTGGCCCGGGTGGAGCTGCGGGTCGCCCTGCCCGCGCTGCTCGACCGCTTCCCCACCCTGCGCCTGGCCGTCCCGGCCGACGAGGTGGTGCTCCGCCCGGAGACCGCCGACATCTACGGGGTCACGCGCCTCCCGGTCACCTGGGACGCGTGA
- a CDS encoding universal stress protein, which translates to MRPDRAPVVVGIGGAGTSDPAVEWASAEAASRGCPLHLVHAYQPPLCADPCGVLPPVDGLVAAREEAEEALAGAVARARAVASDGEVSTALLLGAPARALLDAARGACLLVLGRPGPGGLRGLLGRSVPVRVSVQARCPVVVIGAPRGEGVPDPSPPRVVVGVDASESSAAAVGFGFRAARRRGVPLFAVHAWTPDPPADLEGVAAPRSTAEALARGTLERALDRWEPAFPDVPVHGALVCGDPEHALVSRSRGAALLVVGTSGRGRLLGTALGPVGRAALHRGDCPIAIIRHDHPRIAWSPAAPGREHGGSGRWSTPWPT; encoded by the coding sequence ATGAGGCCGGACCGGGCCCCCGTCGTCGTCGGGATCGGCGGCGCGGGCACCTCCGACCCGGCCGTGGAGTGGGCGAGCGCCGAGGCGGCGTCCCGCGGGTGCCCGCTGCACCTCGTGCACGCCTACCAGCCGCCGCTGTGCGCCGACCCCTGCGGCGTCCTGCCACCGGTCGACGGCCTCGTGGCCGCCCGCGAGGAGGCGGAGGAGGCGCTGGCGGGGGCCGTGGCGCGCGCCCGTGCCGTGGCGTCGGACGGGGAGGTGTCGACGGCGCTGCTGCTCGGCGCGCCGGCGCGGGCCCTGCTCGACGCGGCCCGCGGGGCCTGCCTGCTCGTCCTGGGCCGCCCGGGACCGGGCGGCCTGCGGGGCCTGCTCGGCCGGTCGGTCCCGGTGCGGGTGTCCGTGCAGGCGCGGTGCCCGGTGGTCGTCATCGGAGCGCCGCGCGGCGAGGGCGTCCCCGACCCGTCCCCGCCCCGCGTCGTCGTGGGCGTCGACGCGTCGGAGTCGTCCGCGGCCGCGGTCGGGTTCGGCTTCCGGGCCGCCCGCCGGCGCGGCGTGCCGCTGTTCGCCGTGCACGCCTGGACGCCGGACCCGCCCGCCGACCTGGAGGGCGTCGCCGCCCCCCGCTCGACGGCCGAGGCGCTGGCGCGCGGCACCCTGGAGCGCGCGCTCGACCGCTGGGAGCCCGCGTTCCCCGACGTCCCGGTGCACGGTGCGCTGGTCTGCGGCGACCCCGAGCACGCCCTCGTCAGCCGGTCGCGCGGGGCGGCCCTGCTCGTCGTCGGGACCAGCGGACGGGGACGCCTGCTCGGGACGGCGCTCGGCCCCGTCGGCCGGGCCGCCCTGCACCGCGGCGACTGCCCGATCGCGATCATCCGCCACGACCACCCGCGGATCGCCTGGTCGCCCGCCGCGCCGGGGCGGGAGCACGGCGGGTCCGGGAGGTGGAGCACGCCGTGGCCGACGTGA
- a CDS encoding RNA-binding S4 domain-containing protein, which produces MRIDDVPLSGEPIRLGQFLKLAGLAEDGSHARELIEAGEVQVNGRPEARRGAQLKAGDVVAVGGRKARPVAAQ; this is translated from the coding sequence ATGCGCATCGACGACGTCCCGCTCAGCGGTGAGCCCATCCGCCTGGGTCAGTTCCTCAAGCTGGCCGGGCTCGCCGAGGACGGCAGCCACGCGCGCGAGCTGATCGAGGCGGGAGAGGTGCAGGTCAACGGCCGTCCCGAGGCGCGCCGGGGCGCGCAGCTCAAGGCCGGTGACGTCGTGGCGGTCGGCGGGCGCAAGGCCCGCCCGGTGGCGGCTCAGTAG
- a CDS encoding transglycosylase SLT domain-containing protein, producing the protein MVASAAAVGAVATGTFTALLPTPGDTATTAGAAETIDATLVSADSAFIADLPATATGMLAPVSFATAADGAEIAELAFLDKGHAMAQELAERQAEEQRIAAERAELDALIASGGLDGWIAQALDILDLSQSLAPSVKNIIMKESGGNPRAINNWDSNARAGTPSQGLMQTIPSTFEHYVHPSLADESITHPVANITAGIRYMIDTYGLDTLEAGGRTNSSGGYVGY; encoded by the coding sequence GTGGTCGCCTCGGCCGCCGCCGTCGGCGCGGTCGCCACCGGCACCTTCACCGCCCTGCTCCCCACCCCCGGCGACACGGCCACCACCGCGGGCGCCGCGGAGACCATCGACGCCACGCTCGTCTCCGCCGACTCGGCCTTCATCGCCGACCTGCCGGCCACGGCCACCGGGATGCTCGCCCCGGTCTCCTTCGCGACCGCCGCCGACGGCGCCGAGATCGCCGAGCTCGCGTTCCTGGACAAGGGCCACGCGATGGCGCAGGAGCTCGCGGAGCGGCAGGCCGAGGAGCAGCGCATCGCCGCCGAGCGGGCCGAGCTCGACGCGCTGATCGCCAGCGGCGGGCTCGACGGCTGGATCGCGCAGGCGCTCGACATCCTCGACCTGTCGCAGTCGCTCGCCCCGTCGGTCAAGAACATCATCATGAAGGAGTCGGGCGGCAACCCCCGCGCGATCAACAACTGGGACTCCAACGCCCGCGCCGGCACGCCGTCGCAGGGGCTCATGCAGACGATCCCCTCGACCTTCGAGCACTACGTGCACCCGAGCCTCGCCGACGAGTCGATCACGCACCCGGTCGCGAACATCACCGCCGGCATCCGCTACATGATCGACACCTACGGCCTCGACACCCTCGAGGCCGGCGGCCGCACCAACTCCAGCGGCGGGTACGTCGGCTACTGA